A single Oryctolagus cuniculus chromosome 18, mOryCun1.1, whole genome shotgun sequence DNA region contains:
- the PTPRH gene encoding receptor-type tyrosine-protein phosphatase H has translation MARAGGGLGAWGPLMLLVLCSRTWDRAAALGPVRNLTVGAQTNNSITLVWEAPEGPDSQDLTYWVQCTGDGGSTETQNTTSTSATVDGLDAATPYACSVWAEQDGASGTKEDLTVSTAPNAVRNLTVGAQTNNSITLVWEAPEGPDSQDLTYWVQCTGDGGSTETQNTTSTSATVDGLDAGSTYELRVWVKQNGVSGSQETRNVSTAPSEVVDLHNMTQTNSSVTLRWTAPTDPHAQLYTYWVRWASEGLPQRQQDPQVDWANQTNSTSETSYEVQALVPGTWYNFSVWAERNDVASSMQSLQATTVPGSITIQSCVSTSGGYGVTLTWSCPLGGYEAFELQVGGQQLPPDRLACNKGVSVSGLQPARSYRASVTTLWDGLRAVSTPTTCHTESGGVIAGAIVGVLLLLVLVGLLVFFLRRRKRKSQEKAVPKDLVFSFPGDIPAEDFAHHVWRQGKDSNCGFAEEYQQLALEGRGQAQTVASAPENATKNRYRNVLPYDWSRVPLTPLHGEPGSDYINASFLPGLCSPREFIAAQGPLPHTVGDFWRLVWEQQSHTLVMLTNCMESGRVKCEHYWPLDAQPCTHGRLRVALVAEEVAENWAVRDLELLQLDEQKTLSVRQFHYLAWPDHGVPHSPDPLLDFWRMLRQWLDQAGGGGPPIVHCSAGVGRTGTLIALDVLLRQLESEGLLGPFRYVRKMRESRPLMVQTEAQYVFLHQCILRFLQRSAQEEATDDHVPDPTYENVAALQDLEVEA, from the exons atggccagggctggcgggggcCTCGGGGCCTGGGGGCCCCTCATGCTGCTG GTCCTGTGCAGCCGGACATGGGACAGGGCGGCCG CCCTCGGCCCAGTGAGAAACCTGACGGTGGGGGCTCAGACCAACAACTCCATCACCCTGGTCTGGGAGGCCCCCGAGGGCCCCGACTCCCAGGACCTCACCTACTGGGTGCAGTGCACGGGAGATGGTGGCAGCACCGAGACCCAGAACACAACAAGCACCAGCGCCACGGTGGACGGGCTGGACGCGGCCACTCCCTATGCGTGTTCCGTGTGGGCAGAACAGGATGGGGCCAGCGGCACCAAGGAGGACCTCACCgtgagcacag CCCCCAATGCAGTGAGAAACCTGACGGTGGGGGCTCAGACCAACAACTCCATCACCCTGGTCTGGGAGGCCCCCGAGGGCCCCGACTCCCAGGACCTCACCTACTGGGTGCAGTGCACGGGAGATGGTGGCAGCACCGAGACCCAGAACACGACAAGCACCAGCGCCACGGTGGACGGGCTGGACGCTGGATCCACGTATGAATTGCGTGTGTGGGTCAAGCAGAACGGGGTCAGCGGCTCCCAGGAGACTAGGAACGTGAGCACAG CGCCCAGTGAGGTCGTGGATCTGCACAACATGACTCAGACCAACAGCTCAGTCACCCTGCGGTGGACAGCCCCCACAGACCCCCACGCTCAGCTCTACACGTACTGGGTCCGGTGGGCCAGCGAGGGGCTCCCTCAGAGGCAGCAAGATCCTCAGGTGGACTGGGCCAACCAGACGAACAGTACCTCTGAGACCTCGTACGAGGTGCAGGCCCTTGTACCCGGCACTTGGTACAACTTCAGCGTGTGGGCAGAGAGGAATGACGTGGCCAGTTCCATGCAGAGCCTCCAAGCGACCACAG TCCCAGGCTCCATCACCATCCAGTCCTGTGTCAGCACTTCAGGGGGCTATGGCGTCACCCTGACCTGGTCCTGCCCCCTGGGGGGCTACGAGGCCTTCGAGTTGCAGGTGGGCGGGCAGCAGCTCCCGCCGGACAGATTGGCCTGCAACAAGGGCGTGTCTGTGTCGGGACTCCAGCCGGCTCGGTCCTACAGAGCCAGCGTCACCACCCTCTGGGACGGACTGAGGGCCGTGTCCACCCCCACGACCTGCCACACTGAGAGTGGAG GGGTCATTGCCGGCGCCATCGTGGGCGTCCTCCTGCTCCTCGTCCTGGTGGGCCTGCTGGTTTTCTTCCTGAGGAGGAG gaagaggaagagccaggaaaaggcagtgcccaaggacctggtgtTCAG cttcccaGGGGACATCCCGGCCGAGGACTTCGCCCACCACGTCTGGAGGCAGGGCAAGGACAGCAACTGTGGTTTTGCTGAGGAGTACCAG CAACTGGCCCTGGAGGGCCGAGGCCAGGCCCAGACGGTGGCCTCAGCTCCCGAGAACGCCACCAAGAACCGCTACAGGAACGTGCTGCCCT ACGACTGGTCCCGGGTGCCCCTGACGCCCCTCCACGGGGAGCCAGGCTCTGACTACATcaacgccagcttcctgcct GGTCTCTGCAGCCCCAGGGAGTTCATAgcagcccagggccccctgcCGCACACCGTGGGCGACTTCTGGCGTCTGGTGTGGGAGCAGCAGAGCCACACCCTGGTCATGCTGACCAACTGCATGGAGTCCGGCCGG GTGAAGTGCGAGCACTACTGGCCTCTGGACGCgcagccctgcacccacgggcgCCTGCGGGTGGCGCTGGTGGCCGAGGAGGTGGCAGAGAACTGGGCGGTGCGAGACCTGGAGCTCCTCCAG CTGGACGAGCAGAAGACGCTGTCCGTGCGCCAGTTCCACTACCTGGCCTGGCCAGACCACGGCGTCCCCCACTCCCCGGACCCCTTGCTGGATTTCTGGAGGATGCTCCGgcagtggctggaccaggccgggGGCGGAGGCCCCCCCATCGTGCACTGCAG TGCCGGCGTGGGCCGCACGGGCACCCTCATCGCCCTGGACGTCCTGCTGCGGCAGCTGGAGAGTGAGGGGCTGCTGGGGCCCTTCCGCTACGTGCGGAAGATGAGAGAGAGCCGGCCGCTGATGGTGCAGACTGAG gcccagtACGTCTTCCTGCACCAGTGCATCCTGCGGTTCCTGCAGCGGTCAGCCCAGGAGGAGGCCACGGATGACCACGTGCCAGACCCCACCTATGAGAACGTggctgccctccaggacctggaggTGGAGGCctag